The genome window ATGTTTTTTGATGATTTGTTGAGTATGGGAGGGGTGGTCGCCATTCCCTTATTGATTTTTTCTTTGATTACGGTGGCTTTGATGGTGGAGCGGTTCTGGTTTTGGACTAGAATTAAGTCAAGAGAGAAGCCTTTGATTCGAGAGGTTTTGAAAATTTATCGTTCTGATTGTGTAACGGCGATCGCCCGTTTGCGCAAAAATATAGATCTACCTATGGCGAGAATCTTTCTGGAGGCTTTAGAATTAGAAGGGGCCGATTCCACAGAGTTTCGCCTTGCCCTAGAAACCGCAACCCAAGCGGAATTACCTTTATTAAAAAGATTTAATACTTTCTTTCAAACCGTTATCACCGTTGCCCCCTTATTAGGATTATTAGGTACTATCTTGGGTTTAATCGAATCCTTTGCATCCCTTGATTTGGGTAATGCAGGAGGGACAAATACCGCAGGGGTGACAGGGGGGATTAGTGAAGCGCTTGTGTCCACCGTAATGGGGTTGGTAGTGGCGATCGCAACTTTGATATTTGCCAATGTTTTTCGTTCTTTTTATCTACGCCAAATTGCTTTGATACAGGAATATGGTGGACAGTTAGAGCTTTTGTATCGTCGTTTATATGAAAAAGGAAATAAGTCTTATGCGAATACCTGAAGAAAATGATGTGCAGGGAGAAATTAATATTGTGCCGATGATTGACGCTATTTTCTCTATTTTGGCGTTTTTCATCATCTCCAGTTTATCCCTGATTCGCTCCCAAGGATTACCAGTAAATCTGCCTTCTGCCCAAACTTCTCAACCAAATCAGCAGGAGGAAATCAATATCACCATCCAAGAAGACGGTAGCACTTTCCTTGATGGACAACCTATTTTAGTGGATGATGTGCGATCGCAAGTTAGTAATTTAATGGGAGAAAATCAACAAGCCATGGTAATTATCAATGCTGATGAAAAAGTATCCCACGGGGTTGTGGTATCAGTAATGGATCAACTTAGACAGGTACAAGGAGCTACCTTGGCGATCGCCACTAAAGATTAATAATACTTATTAGGCTTTTTCTTGCTAACTCAAATTCCCCGTAAATGTTGAAAGTAAAAGGTATTTAGTTTATTTAAAAAACTTATTCAATTTTAGGGTGGCTTTATTCTAAACTTAAAAAAATGTTCCCTTTAAAGCCTATCAGCCTATGTCTCGCATTCTCATTAACCAATACCGCAAAGAATTGGAAAATAGAAAACGTTATGGAGGCAGTACCAATGAAGGCTCCATTCGTTATGCTTTCGCCACTTTATTAAATGGTTATTGTCGTCCGAGGGATTTTATTCTGGTAGAAGAATTAACCATTGCATCTCGTCTGCAAACAAAAATTCGCCTAGATGGCATCGTCAAAGACGCACTCAGACTTGATTGGGGATACTGGGAAGCCAAGGACGAAAAAGATAGCCTTGATGCAGAAATTGAAGCGAAATTCAAAAAAGGTTATCCCACGGACAATATTTTGTTTGAGGATACCAAAAACGCCATCCTAATCCAAAACGATAACGAATCCATGCGGATTCCTATGGATGATGACGATGCTTTGGATGAGTTAATTAATAAATTTTTAGACTATGAAAGGGCAGAAGTAAAAGATTTTCGCAGTGCGATCGCCACTTTTAGCCAAGATTTACCCACCATAATCGATACTCTTAGGAATTTGATCGATGCTCAAGATCCCCCTATCATATCCCCCTCTCCTACGGGAGAAGGTTTAGATGTGAGGGCAAAAAATCAAAAATTCATAGAAGCGAGAAATAAATTTCTCAAAGTCTGTCAAGAGTCCATCAACCCTGACATCTCCATTGATGACATTCGAGAGATGATTATTCAACACATTTTGACAGAAGATATATTCACCAATATTTTTAGTGATGCTCAATTTCACCAAGAAAATAACATCGCTAAACAACTGAATGAAGTTATCAAAACTTTCTTTACAGGCAGTGTTAAAAGAAATACATTTAAAACGATTCAAAGTTATTATAACGCCATTATTCGCACCGCCTCAAGCATCGTTAATCACCAAGAAAAACAAAAGTTTTTAAAAGTAGTTTATGAGAATTTTTATAAAGCCTATAATCCTAAAGAAGCTGATAGATTAGGAATTGTTTATACCCCCAATGAAATCGTTAAATTCATGGTACAAAGTACCGATTATTTATTAGAAAAACACTTTAACAAAACCCTAGGGGATAAAGGAGTAGAAATATTAGATCCCTGTACTGGTACGGGTACATTTATCACAGAAATATTAGATTATTTATTAACTAGAGATGTTGAACATAAATATCAGCATGAGATTCATTGTAATGAGATGTCAATTTTGCCCTATTACATTGCGAATCTGAATATTGAATATACCCATCAGCAAAAAATGGGGGAATATTTAGAGTTTCAGAATATCTGTTTAATGGATACTTTGGATAATAGTAATTTTGCAGGGAAACAATTTGATTTGTTTGCCATGAATCAAGAAAATACGGGCAGAATTAAGCGACAAAATGAAACGGATATTTCAGTAATTATTGGCAATCCTCCTTATAATGCCAAACAGGAAAATTTTAATGATAATAATGCGAATCGTAAGTATGAAACTATCGATAAAAGAATTAAAAATACTTACATAAAGGAAGGTACAGCCCAAAATCAAATCGTTGTTTATGATATGTACACTCGTTTTATTCGCTGGGCTACGGATAGATTAGCGGATGAGGGGATTGTTGCTTTTATCTCTAATTCTTCTTTTATTGATGCTAGGGCATTCGATGGTTTAAGAAAGTGTTTGGAGGATGAATTTGATTATATTTATATCATTGATTTAGGAGGAAATGTTAGAGCAATTTCTGGTAAAGATGGCATTTTTATTTCTGAGAAACATACCATTTTCGGTACTGCTGCTATGACTGGTATTGCAATTTATTTTTTAATTAAAGATACAAGTGCGGTTAGTAAAAGATTATATTATAGTCATCCTTTTCACATTCATGAATTGAGAGAGAATAAGTTAAATTATCTTAATACAAATCCTTTTAAGGATATTCCTTTTGAAAGTATAAAACCTGATAAAAAACATAATTGGATAAATCAAACGGATAATGATTTTGATGATTTAATTGCTTTAATTGATAAGGATGTGAAGGCAGGTAAAATTAAAACGGTTAGAAATGAAACAACAGGAAAGTTAGAAAATCAAGTTTGTGATGAGGCAATTTTTCAACTGTTTTCTAGGGGTGTTGCAACCCAAAGAGATGAATGGGTTTATGATATTAATAAAAATAATTTAGAAGCAAAAGTTAAATTTTTAATTAAGACTTATCAGGCAACTTTAAAAGATAGTAATTATCAAGATAAAAATAAAATAAAATGGGATGCTGACTTAACTAGCTATTTAAAAAGAGGAATAAAAAAAGACTTTAATAGTAAACAAATTATTAAAAGTAATTATCGTCCTTTTTATACTCAATATTTTTATTTTGATAAGCATTTTAACGGTAGGACTTATCAATGGTTTAATATTTATAATACAGACAATTTAGATAACAAATATATTTCTATACTCACATTAGGGGCTACAAAATCTTTTCATTGCTTAGTAAGTAATAAATTAATTGATTTACATTTAACGGGTGATAGTCAATGTTTATCATTATATAGATACGAAGAAGGAGAGAGGATAGAAAATATAACCGATTGGGCTTTGGATTTGTTCAGGGAATATTATCAACCCTCACCCCCCCAGCCCCCCTCTCCCAAAGGCGAGGGGGGAGAAACTTCCCCATCTTCATCTTCATTCCCCTCTCCTGCGGGGGAAAGTTTAGAGGTGAGGGCAGATTCTCCTGCGGGAGAAAGTTTAGATGTGAAGGCAAATTCTCTTACGAAAGAAGATTTATCGGAAATAGTTGGTGCAAAGCGTGAAATTCCACGAGAGTTATTAGAAAAAGCAAGGCAGTTACGGGCTAAACAAACCCCAACGGAAGTTATTTTGTGGGAATGTTTGCGGGGAAATCGGTTATTTAATTTCAAATTTCGCCGTCAGCATAATATAGGTTCATTTATTGTGGACTTTTATTGTCATTCAGCAAAATTAGTAATAGAAGTTGATGGTAAAATTCATGAAAAGTCAGAACAAAAAGACAAGGATAAAAATAGAGATGAATGGTTAAAAAGTCAAGGCTTAAAAGTATTAAGAATTACTAACGAAATGGTAATCAATAACTTAGAAGAAACTCTAAATATAATCACTCAAAACTTATTCCCCTCTCCTGCGGGAGAGGGGTTAGGGGTGAGGGTAAATTCTCCTGTGGGAGAAAGTTTAGACGTGAGGGAAGATTCTCCTGTGGGAGAGGAGTTAGGGGTGAGGGCAGATTCCCCTACGGGAGAAGGCTTAGACGTGAGGGCAAATTCTCCTGTGGGAGAAAGGGCGCTGGATAGGCAACAACGAATTATTAATAAAGAAGACATTTTTAATTATGTTTATGGAGTTTTACATAACCCCGAATATCGTCAAAAATATGAACTAAATTTAAAGAGAGAATTTCCAAGAATTCCATTATATGAAGACTTTTGGCAGTGGGCGATTTGGGGTAAGAAACTGATGGATTTACACTTAAACTATGAAACAATCAAACCCTATGAATTAAGAAGGATTGATTTACCCTCACCCCCCCAACCCCCCTCTCCCAAAGGCGAAGGGGGAGTAAAAGTAAAATTGAAAGCGGATAAAGTCAAACATAAAATTACTCTTGATGAGATTACCACTTTAGAAAATATTCCTCCTGTGGCATGGGAATATAAATTGGGCAATCGTAGCGCCTTGGAGTGGATTTTAGATCAATACAAGGAGAAAAAACCGAGGGATAAAACCGTCGCTGAAAAGTTTAACAATTATCGTTTTGCTGACTACAAGGAGGAGGTAGTTGATTTGTTGATGAGGGTAACTACGGTAAGTATAGAAACGATGAAAATCATTGATGAAATGAATCTGTAAATTTTAACAAGGGGCTTATACCAAATCCGATTTGTAAAATTTACTATCATCCACCTTGCCACAGTTGACAATAAACAATTATTATCTTTTTTCTGTTGCCTGTTCCCCGTTCCCTGTTCCCCACCCTAATTAGTATATTATTGGAACAGGATTTAGTATTAAACCCCTTGCCTGAAACTAGAAAACCCTCCAAAAAGGAGGGCTTAACACTGAGTTTATGAACTATAAACCTAGAAACGAGTGGTGTTAGGTTTGTGAACGATGAAACTCATGGTTTGACACTGTTTGAGGTTGTCGAAACCGATAACTCTGATGTAGGAGTCAGAATACTGACCTTTACATTCACGAACTTCGTTTAATACTTCTTGGGGAGAAACAGCATTGAATAAAGGTAGTTTCCAAAGAGTCCAGTGGTGGTCGTTGGGTAAAGGATCTTTTTCAAATTCGATGGCGGGAATAAATCCTTGATCGAGTAAGTATTGAACTTGTTTAACGATTTGTTGATCGGTTAGGGGGGGTAAGTAAGAGAGAGTTTCGTAACGACGCTCTTTTGGTAAAGTTTGCATTTTTATTGTTCCTTGTTTTCTGATTGATTTGATTCGGTATCTATTTGTGTTTCATCCAACGATGAAGACTGAGTTTGAGTCAAACGTTCTAAGAGATAGCGACGATGTTCTATGTTAGATTGCTCTATGTTTGTCTTGACCATTTCTGGTAAAAACTCCACCGTTTGTTCCGCAATTTCTTTTCTTACTGTCAAGATTCGTAAAACTAATTCTTTATTTTCTTTCACCAAAGCCCTAAGGTAATTTTCACTATCCTGAATGGGGTGATGATGGGAAAATTCCCTTAACCAAATTGCCAAAGCTGGATTTGTTTCGGTCAGTTGTTCAATGATTAGCTTTACGGCTTGATAGGTAAGATAGCCTTGCAAAACTTTTGCTGTCTCTTTTACCGCTTGTTTGTAACACATAAATTTTAGTGGGCGATCGCCCCTTGGGTGAATCAGAAGATCGGTAATAAATTTCGTTTGTTATATCAATTACTTAATTATTCCTATTATGCTCAGAATTATTGTTCATTGATTACTGTTTCCATTTATTTTCCGTAAATCCTGAATCCCCAGCAACTAAAA of Cyanobacterium sp. HL-69 contains these proteins:
- the exbB gene encoding biopolymer transport protein ExbB, coding for MFFDDLLSMGGVVAIPLLIFSLITVALMVERFWFWTRIKSREKPLIREVLKIYRSDCVTAIARLRKNIDLPMARIFLEALELEGADSTEFRLALETATQAELPLLKRFNTFFQTVITVAPLLGLLGTILGLIESFASLDLGNAGGTNTAGVTGGISEALVSTVMGLVVAIATLIFANVFRSFYLRQIALIQEYGGQLELLYRRLYEKGNKSYANT
- the exbD gene encoding biopolymer transport protein ExbD, whose amino-acid sequence is MRIPEENDVQGEINIVPMIDAIFSILAFFIISSLSLIRSQGLPVNLPSAQTSQPNQQEEINITIQEDGSTFLDGQPILVDDVRSQVSNLMGENQQAMVIINADEKVSHGVVVSVMDQLRQVQGATLAIATKD
- a CDS encoding helicase domain protein; protein product: MSRILINQYRKELENRKRYGGSTNEGSIRYAFATLLNGYCRPRDFILVEELTIASRLQTKIRLDGIVKDALRLDWGYWEAKDEKDSLDAEIEAKFKKGYPTDNILFEDTKNAILIQNDNESMRIPMDDDDALDELINKFLDYERAEVKDFRSAIATFSQDLPTIIDTLRNLIDAQDPPIISPSPTGEGLDVRAKNQKFIEARNKFLKVCQESINPDISIDDIREMIIQHILTEDIFTNIFSDAQFHQENNIAKQLNEVIKTFFTGSVKRNTFKTIQSYYNAIIRTASSIVNHQEKQKFLKVVYENFYKAYNPKEADRLGIVYTPNEIVKFMVQSTDYLLEKHFNKTLGDKGVEILDPCTGTGTFITEILDYLLTRDVEHKYQHEIHCNEMSILPYYIANLNIEYTHQQKMGEYLEFQNICLMDTLDNSNFAGKQFDLFAMNQENTGRIKRQNETDISVIIGNPPYNAKQENFNDNNANRKYETIDKRIKNTYIKEGTAQNQIVVYDMYTRFIRWATDRLADEGIVAFISNSSFIDARAFDGLRKCLEDEFDYIYIIDLGGNVRAISGKDGIFISEKHTIFGTAAMTGIAIYFLIKDTSAVSKRLYYSHPFHIHELRENKLNYLNTNPFKDIPFESIKPDKKHNWINQTDNDFDDLIALIDKDVKAGKIKTVRNETTGKLENQVCDEAIFQLFSRGVATQRDEWVYDINKNNLEAKVKFLIKTYQATLKDSNYQDKNKIKWDADLTSYLKRGIKKDFNSKQIIKSNYRPFYTQYFYFDKHFNGRTYQWFNIYNTDNLDNKYISILTLGATKSFHCLVSNKLIDLHLTGDSQCLSLYRYEEGERIENITDWALDLFREYYQPSPPQPPSPKGEGGETSPSSSSFPSPAGESLEVRADSPAGESLDVKANSLTKEDLSEIVGAKREIPRELLEKARQLRAKQTPTEVILWECLRGNRLFNFKFRRQHNIGSFIVDFYCHSAKLVIEVDGKIHEKSEQKDKDKNRDEWLKSQGLKVLRITNEMVINNLEETLNIITQNLFPSPAGEGLGVRVNSPVGESLDVREDSPVGEELGVRADSPTGEGLDVRANSPVGERALDRQQRIINKEDIFNYVYGVLHNPEYRQKYELNLKREFPRIPLYEDFWQWAIWGKKLMDLHLNYETIKPYELRRIDLPSPPQPPSPKGEGGVKVKLKADKVKHKITLDEITTLENIPPVAWEYKLGNRSALEWILDQYKEKKPRDKTVAEKFNNYRFADYKEEVVDLLMRVTTVSIETMKIIDEMNL
- the rbcS gene encoding ribulose bisphosphate carboxylase small subunit RbcS: MQTLPKERRYETLSYLPPLTDQQIVKQVQYLLDQGFIPAIEFEKDPLPNDHHWTLWKLPLFNAVSPQEVLNEVRECKGQYSDSYIRVIGFDNLKQCQTMSFIVHKPNTTRF
- the rbcX gene encoding RuBisCo chaperonin RbcX, which translates into the protein MCYKQAVKETAKVLQGYLTYQAVKLIIEQLTETNPALAIWLREFSHHHPIQDSENYLRALVKENKELVLRILTVRKEIAEQTVEFLPEMVKTNIEQSNIEHRRYLLERLTQTQSSSLDETQIDTESNQSENKEQ